CATTGACATTGCTGGGTACCGCATGGAGCCGACGCCGAGCCTCGGCGCCACGAGCACCAGCGCGAGCAACTCCTACGTCGCAGACCCGAACGCCGTGCACGTCTGGTCGTCGGGCCTGACCCGACTGGACAAACTCCAGGAGAAGGTCGAGGGCTGGGACATGGGCGTGTTCGCCTACTTCGCCGGGGTTGTCTACGACATCACCGGTCTCCGCAAGATCGCCTACGACCCGACTGCCTGATTGGAGTTTGACCGATGGCTAAGCAGATCAACATCGGCGACAACATCGACCTCGGGAAGGTCGGCTATGTCAGCCTCCCTGATGGCGCGGTGGTGACCTCCGGCGCGACCTACACCGTGCGCCACGAAGGCAAGCACGTTGCCTTCGGCACCGAGACCGTCGAGTACGACGTGGTCGATCCGAACAAGCCCAGGAAGTCCAAGGCCGACGAACCAGAAGTGATGCTGCCGACCAACCCGCCGAAGCACCCTGCCGGTCCGCCTGCACCACCGAGTGCCTGAGCGGAGGTGACCAGCGATGACTCGACCGGACATCAGCGCCGTGAAGAACTACCTCGGTGTTACCTCTGCGTCTGACGAGGCGATCGAGTCAGCGCTGGCTGCCGAAACCGCAGCGCAAGCTGTCGTTTGTCGTATCCCTGCAGCGCCGGAGGACTACCCCGACGATCTGGCCGAAGCCTTATGTCGTCGGGTTGCCAGGAACCTCGCCCTACGCAAGATCCCCCTGGCGGTCCTCCTGGGTGACGCCGAGTCGGGTAGCACGATCCTTCCCGGACGCGATCCGGAGGTACGTCGCTACGAAGCCCCCCATCGGCGTTTGGTGGTGGGTTGATGGCCCTCTCGGCTACCCGGACGGCCATCGCTGCCGCCCTATCCGCAGTGGACGGCGTAACGGGCTATGTAGCGCGCCCGACAGTCTGGGGTTCTGGTGATGCGGTCGTCTTTCTCGATCGGCTGGAGAAGGTTGAGGGCGTCATCACCCAGGCCACCTGGCGCATTGTGCTTTTGCTCTCGGGTGATGAAGGCGTAGCTATCGATCAGCTGGACACGCTCTTTGACCCGATCATCGAAGCCACCAGGTCGGAGATCTTTATCGACTCGGCTTCACCAGAACTGATTCCATCCGAAGGCGGTCCGATGACTGCCATTGTCTTTCTCGCAAGGAGCGAATAATGGCTGCCCCAGCAGGTGCGTACGTCCTTCGGGACGCGCTCGTAAAGATCGAGGCGACGGATTACGCCGCACAGTGCACGTCGGTAATGCTCACCCCTGAGCAGCCGACTCAGACCCTGCGCACGATGGTTCCCGATGGGATCGTGCAGGACGTCGACTCTGCCGTCTGGACCCTGTCCATCAACGGTATTCAGGACTACGTCGAGGCTCAGGGCCTGGCGCGCTACCTGACCGAGATGTCGGGCACTGACGTGGACCTTGAGTTCGAGCCGAAGAAGGGCGGAGTCAAGGCCACGGTCACTGCTGTAGCCAAGGCCGTTCCGTTCGGTGGTGAGCAGGGCGCGTTCACGACCTTCTCGGTTGAGCTTCCCTGCAAGGGCGCTCCTGTCTTCGTGGACCCTGCCTGATGCTCACTCTGCAGATCACGCCTGACGGCGCACAGCCGTACAGCGTGACGGCTACGGCTCGCGACATCCTGAGCTGGGAAAAGTCCACCAAGGGCAGCAAGACGTTCATCGAATTGATGGCCTCGCCGACCATGGTTGACCTCTACCGCATCGCGCATCTCGCGTGCTGGCGACAGGGCCTGTTCACGGGCAATCAGAGGGAGTTCGAGGACTCCTGTGAGGTCACCTTCGAGGAGGAGACCGAAGAGCCGGACCCTACCGAGCCGGAACCCTCCACCGGACGCTGATCGCTCTCGCAATCCGTACGGGGATCTCGCCGACGGCCTGGGCCGAGGAGGGCGAGCAGGCAATCGTTACGGCGGTGGAACTACTAGCCGAAGGCAACAACGAGCAACGAGAGGGGGCGCCAGCAGGATGGGACTTAGCGTAAAGGTCAAGATCACTGGCGTCAGGGAAACCCTCGCCAAGTTCCGTACTCTGCCTAAAGAAGCCTCGGCGGAATTGCGTGACGCGAACCAGAAGATCTCTGAAGAGCTAGCAGGCAAGATCCATTCTGCTGCTACGTCCGCCAACGGGCAGGGTGCTCTTGTCGCTCCCACGGTGAAGGCGAGGCGGGATCGTGTGCCGTCTGTGCAGGCAGGCGGTAGGAAGCAGGCCGGCTCTCAGAGCCGCAAGTCCAAAGGGCAGAGCCCGACGACGGTGTCTGACCTGATCTACGGATCGAACTTCGGCGCGAACGTGCTCAAGCAGTTCCCGAGGCCGACAGGTCCCGACCATTGGTTCTTCAGCACCGTTGAGGATAACCAAGCACAGATCGAGCGTGAGTGGCTTGTTGCCGTAGACAAGGTTCTCGGCAAGTGGGGTTCCGGTGGCTAGCCCGTCCCGCACCGTCAAGGTCAAGTTCGACGGTGACGCCAACGGTCTCAAGAGGTCGAGCAAGCAGGCCGAGGACAGCCTCGACAAGTTCAACAAAGCAGCGTCCAAGATGGACGGTTTCGGCAAGAAGGCGTCTGATGCCCTAGGCAAGGGCATGAAGGGTGGCGCACTGGCTGTAGGCGCTGCCGGTGTCGCGCTAGGTGCGCTGGTTGTCAGCAACGTCGGCAAGGCACTCGAACAGGGAGCCATCAAGGCCAAGCTCGCGGCTCAGCTTGGTGCCACAGGCCCCGATGCTGCTCGGCTTGGCAAGCTGGCCGGGAAGCTCTACGTCGACGGCTACGGCGAGTCGATGGACGAGACCGCCAGCATGATCAAGACCTCGTTCGAGAATGGTCTTGTCTCGCTGAAGAGCACCGATGCCGAGATTCAGAAGGTGGTCGGCAGCGTCTCGACCTACACTACGCTGACGGGCGAGGACGCTACCGCTGCAACGCGTGCTGTCTCGCAGATGCTGCGCAACAACCTCGCCCCGAATGCTGAGGCCGCCTTCGACATCCTGACCCGTGGGCAGCAGCTGGGCATCAACAAGGCAGAGGATCTGCTCGACACCTTCAACGAGTACGGCACCCAGTTCCGCAAGCTGGGGCTCGATGCAACGGACTCGCTGGGCCTGATGAATCAGCTCATCCGTGGCGGAGCCAGGGACAGCGACGTAGCTGCCGACGCGATCAAGGAGTTCTCGATCCGTGCCATCGATGGCAGCAAGACCACGGCGGCCGGTTTCAAGGCGCTTGGTCTCGATGCAGGCAAGATGGCGGCCGAGATCGGCAAGGGCGGACCTGCGGCTCGTACGGCCTTCGGAGACATCCTTGATGGGCTGAACCAGATCACCGATCCCGTCAAGCGAAACCAGGCAGGCGTTGCGCTGTTTGGCACTCAGTGGGAAGACCTTGGTGGCGCGATCAAGAACGCAGATCTCGACACTGCCGCTGCCTCGCTCGGTCAGGTCGCAGGGGCTACGGACAAAGCCAACGCCGCTCTTTCGGCGACTCCTGCAGCGAAGCTTCAGAAGACTATGCGCACCCTGCAGCAGGTCTTCGTTGATGCCATTGGCAAGTACATCGTTCCGCAGCTCGACAAGTTCGCGAGCTGGTTCAACGGGCCTGGCAAGTTCATCCTCACGGGTTGGGCGATCGATGCGGCAGACGCGATCCTGGCATTCGCTGACACGACGCTGAGGGGTCTTGAGAGCGTCACTGGTGGTCTGG
The Kribbella italica DNA segment above includes these coding regions:
- a CDS encoding phage tail tape measure protein gives rise to the protein MASPSRTVKVKFDGDANGLKRSSKQAEDSLDKFNKAASKMDGFGKKASDALGKGMKGGALAVGAAGVALGALVVSNVGKALEQGAIKAKLAAQLGATGPDAARLGKLAGKLYVDGYGESMDETASMIKTSFENGLVSLKSTDAEIQKVVGSVSTYTTLTGEDATAATRAVSQMLRNNLAPNAEAAFDILTRGQQLGINKAEDLLDTFNEYGTQFRKLGLDATDSLGLMNQLIRGGARDSDVAADAIKEFSIRAIDGSKTTAAGFKALGLDAGKMAAEIGKGGPAARTAFGDILDGLNQITDPVKRNQAGVALFGTQWEDLGGAIKNADLDTAAASLGQVAGATDKANAALSATPAAKLQKTMRTLQQVFVDAIGKYIVPQLDKFASWFNGPGKFILTGWAIDAADAILAFADTTLRGLESVTGGLAKYGAVAALAAAGTVALTNPTLAASLVQRANDLKNLGSSAETGIGKAREQIAGLRGELAKTKTKVKVEADIADLETKISTAKTKLQDKTLTAPVRAKLEANIYSWQQNLAKAKRGVEDPALVKQRIAKLTADKTSLDTKIRQAKSALGDSKLTATKKAKLQAEIGQLLAAKQQAQSAIDSLRGKTVTLTFFQKVIGQKPPQDIGVRLPGRASGGPVVAGRQYLVGERGPEILTMGGASGNITPNSALGGTTIIENHIEIGGEVVRVVRSEIKQDQRNLKRTVSAGVR